The Opitutales bacterium ASA1 genome window below encodes:
- the aroC gene encoding chorismate synthase has translation MRRGMGNTFGTLFSITTWGESHGGGVGVVVDGCPPLLPITAEEIQIELDRRRPGQSDIVTPRNEADRVTILSGLYDGKTTGTPISMMVANTDARPGAYAEMAQKFRPSHADFTYQSKFGIRNPEGGGRSSARETIGRVAAGAIARKVLALSAGVEIRAWVTAIHDIEAPRNDVFPALEAVEATAVRCPDPEVAAHMIERIKAVRAEGDSVGGVIECRVRGVPAGLGVPVFDRLEADLAKAMLSLPATKGFEIGSGFAGARQRGSEHNDLFENRDGRVRTTSNRSGGVQGGISNGEEIVFRVAFKPTATVLRPQATVDLTGQETELMGRGRHDPCVVPRAVPIVEAMAALVLVDHWMRQHAQNRTFPFAP, from the coding sequence ATGCGCCGCGGTATGGGCAACACCTTCGGCACACTCTTTTCGATCACGACTTGGGGCGAGAGCCACGGTGGGGGCGTGGGCGTCGTCGTCGACGGTTGTCCGCCCTTGTTGCCGATCACCGCGGAGGAGATCCAGATCGAACTCGATCGTCGGCGCCCGGGCCAGAGCGACATCGTCACGCCGCGCAACGAGGCCGATCGCGTCACGATCCTATCCGGTCTCTACGATGGAAAGACCACCGGGACGCCGATCTCCATGATGGTGGCCAACACCGACGCTCGTCCCGGTGCCTACGCCGAGATGGCGCAGAAGTTCCGGCCTTCGCACGCCGACTTCACTTACCAATCCAAGTTCGGCATTCGCAACCCCGAGGGTGGCGGTCGTTCCTCGGCGCGCGAAACGATCGGCCGCGTCGCCGCCGGCGCGATCGCGCGCAAGGTCCTCGCGCTCTCTGCCGGTGTGGAGATTCGGGCGTGGGTGACGGCCATCCACGACATCGAAGCGCCGCGCAACGACGTGTTTCCTGCTCTCGAAGCCGTCGAGGCGACCGCTGTGCGCTGCCCTGATCCCGAAGTCGCCGCCCACATGATCGAGCGCATCAAGGCCGTACGTGCCGAGGGCGATTCGGTCGGGGGCGTGATCGAGTGCCGCGTACGTGGCGTGCCCGCCGGGCTCGGTGTCCCGGTCTTCGATCGCCTCGAGGCGGATCTCGCGAAGGCGATGCTCTCGCTTCCGGCCACGAAGGGCTTCGAGATCGGCAGCGGCTTTGCGGGTGCACGCCAGCGCGGTTCGGAACACAACGATCTCTTCGAAAATCGCGACGGTCGCGTGCGCACGACGTCGAACCGCTCCGGCGGCGTGCAGGGAGGCATTTCCAACGGCGAGGAGATCGTCTTCCGCGTCGCGTTCAAGCCGACCGCCACCGTCTTGCGACCGCAGGCCACCGTCGATCTCACAGGACAGGAAACGGAGTTGATGGGACGGGGACGGCACGATCCGTGCGTCGTGCCGCGCGCCGTGCCGATCGTCGAAGCCATGGCTGCGCTCGTGCTCGTCGATCACTGGATGAGGCAGCACGCGCAGAACCGCACGTTCCCGTTCGCGCCATGA
- a CDS encoding long-chain fatty acid--CoA ligase yields the protein MKEVSGPLRAARTLVDVYRLAAEVYGDRPAFCARQSDGSYVPTSFRDVYEHGLALGTALLDLGVQAREHVAILADNRLEWIMADYAVLLAGGADVPRGTDITPAEIDYILNHADVRVVFVENGAMLDKFHKCRPRVPGIEHVVLMDRVAEPRHGALRLWDLVDAGRQARAAGDRRLEARMVDVRPEDLFTLIYTSGTTGRPKGVKLTHANMMSQVQDCPIELGTSDRLLSILPIWHSYERIVHMLAVYAGSATYYTSIRTIGEDLKRVKPTLMGSAPRLWESLYQKIVHNVTQSGRVKRTMFRIAYFFSWRLRRSAFYVEGRRLDLEGRPWWRAVPETIGHAVIYLALLAPYLIMDGLVTRKLRAILGGEFRGTISGGGALPTHVDEFFNYIGIPVLEGYGLTEACPVLAVRTWKKRVIGTVGPVWPRTEVRIVDLQDGRILYPDPARKDGGRGLRGEIHARGPQVMAGYHKDPDATAKVLRDGWLATGDIGIVTFNDCLKIVGRCKETIVLLSGENVEPTPIENKLCESRYIDQCMVVGQDQKHLGAFIVTRPEHFVGDGVSVADPSELVRHPVVEKILAREIKSLVNAQTGFRHYEMVHAFRVLPKPFEVGDELTSTYKLKRHVIDDRYAGLLREIYHTPEGKVQIRL from the coding sequence ATGAAGGAAGTCTCTGGTCCTTTGCGCGCGGCTCGTACCCTCGTCGACGTGTATCGCCTCGCGGCGGAGGTTTACGGCGATCGTCCCGCGTTTTGCGCGCGGCAATCCGACGGCAGCTACGTACCGACCAGTTTCCGCGACGTCTACGAGCACGGCCTCGCTCTCGGCACGGCTTTGCTCGATCTGGGCGTGCAGGCGCGCGAGCACGTCGCAATTCTCGCCGACAACCGCCTCGAGTGGATCATGGCCGATTACGCGGTGCTCTTGGCGGGGGGTGCCGATGTGCCACGGGGGACGGACATCACTCCGGCAGAGATCGACTACATCCTCAACCACGCGGACGTGCGGGTCGTCTTCGTCGAGAACGGCGCCATGCTGGACAAGTTCCACAAGTGCCGTCCGCGCGTGCCCGGGATCGAACACGTCGTGCTGATGGATCGTGTGGCCGAGCCACGCCACGGTGCGTTGCGGCTTTGGGACTTGGTCGATGCCGGGCGGCAAGCGCGCGCCGCGGGTGATCGCCGTCTCGAAGCGCGGATGGTGGATGTGCGGCCCGAGGATCTCTTCACCTTGATCTACACCTCCGGCACGACTGGTCGGCCAAAGGGCGTGAAGCTCACTCACGCCAACATGATGTCTCAGGTGCAGGATTGCCCGATCGAGCTCGGCACAAGCGACCGGCTCCTCTCCATCCTGCCCATCTGGCACAGTTACGAGCGGATCGTGCACATGCTGGCGGTCTATGCCGGTTCGGCGACCTACTACACCTCCATCCGCACCATCGGCGAGGACCTCAAGCGCGTGAAGCCGACCCTCATGGGCTCCGCGCCGCGTTTGTGGGAGAGCCTCTACCAGAAGATCGTCCACAACGTCACGCAGTCGGGCCGGGTGAAACGGACGATGTTTCGCATCGCCTACTTCTTCTCGTGGCGGTTGCGCCGATCGGCGTTTTACGTCGAGGGGCGGCGCTTGGATCTGGAAGGCAGACCGTGGTGGCGAGCGGTGCCGGAGACGATCGGGCACGCCGTCATCTATTTGGCGCTGCTTGCGCCTTACCTGATCATGGACGGGCTCGTGACGCGCAAGCTGCGTGCCATCCTCGGCGGCGAGTTCCGCGGAACGATTTCGGGCGGCGGCGCATTGCCGACGCACGTGGACGAATTCTTCAACTACATCGGTATCCCGGTCTTGGAGGGCTACGGCCTCACGGAGGCGTGCCCGGTGCTAGCAGTGCGTACGTGGAAAAAGCGTGTGATCGGGACCGTCGGCCCGGTGTGGCCGCGGACGGAGGTCCGCATCGTCGATCTCCAAGACGGTCGCATCCTCTATCCGGATCCCGCACGCAAGGACGGCGGGCGCGGTTTGCGCGGAGAGATCCACGCGCGAGGACCGCAGGTCATGGCGGGCTATCACAAGGATCCGGACGCGACCGCCAAAGTGTTGCGCGACGGATGGCTGGCGACCGGCGACATCGGTATCGTGACCTTCAACGACTGCCTCAAGATCGTGGGGCGCTGCAAGGAGACCATCGTCTTGCTCAGCGGTGAGAACGTCGAACCGACGCCGATCGAGAACAAGCTCTGCGAGTCGCGCTACATCGACCAGTGCATGGTCGTGGGTCAGGACCAGAAGCACCTCGGGGCGTTCATCGTCACGCGTCCCGAACACTTCGTCGGCGACGGCGTGAGCGTGGCCGACCCTTCGGAGTTGGTGCGCCATCCGGTCGTGGAAAAAATCCTCGCTCGCGAGATCAAGTCGTTGGTCAACGCCCAGACGGGTTTCCGGCACTACGAGATGGTGCACGCCTTTCGAGTATTGCCCAAACCGTTCGAGGTCGGAGACGAACTCACGAGCACCTACAAGCTCAAGCGTCACGTCATCGACGATCGCTATGCGGGCCTGCTACGGGAGATCTACCACACGCCCGAGGGCAAGGTGCAGATCCGGCTCTGA
- a CDS encoding YkgJ family cysteine cluster protein — MCARIVPTRPMECRSGCAACCIAPSISTAIPGMPHGKPAGIPCVQLTPDLRCALFGRPERPAVCASLRPHEDMCGTDSAEALAYLIRLEAATRPMRVDGRRNTIDDEC, encoded by the coding sequence ATGTGCGCGCGAATCGTCCCTACCCGTCCGATGGAATGCCGCTCCGGTTGCGCCGCCTGCTGTATCGCCCCGTCTATCTCGACGGCGATCCCCGGAATGCCTCACGGCAAGCCGGCCGGGATCCCGTGCGTGCAGTTGACGCCGGATCTTCGGTGCGCGCTCTTCGGTCGACCCGAGCGCCCCGCCGTGTGTGCGAGCCTCCGCCCGCATGAAGACATGTGCGGAACGGACAGCGCGGAGGCTCTGGCCTATCTGATCCGACTCGAAGCCGCGACTCGTCCGATGCGGGTGGATGGCCGCCGCAACACCATCGACGACGAGTGCTGA
- the thpR gene encoding RNA 2',3'-cyclic phosphodiesterase yields MSAPHCGLPLRLFVAIDPPDAVRDALAALARPIRGVAWTSPEQFHLTLRFIGDTPASRLPDIERALSAVEVESFTLPVECAGSFPPDRPARVLWIGTGGGHPRLFQLRQKIDDGLLALGLPLDVRTFQPHFTLARCGRETPPAESARFVRNHAQFQAPVFRVDVFTLYRSDLRAHGAVHTPLLRVPLRRA; encoded by the coding sequence ATGAGCGCGCCCCATTGCGGACTGCCGCTTCGCCTCTTCGTCGCGATCGATCCTCCCGACGCCGTTCGCGACGCCCTCGCAGCACTCGCTCGCCCCATCCGCGGTGTCGCGTGGACCTCGCCGGAGCAGTTCCACCTCACCCTCCGCTTCATCGGCGACACCCCGGCCTCCCGTCTGCCCGACATCGAACGCGCCCTCTCCGCCGTGGAAGTCGAGAGCTTCACGCTCCCGGTCGAGTGCGCCGGCTCGTTTCCTCCCGATCGGCCGGCTCGCGTCCTTTGGATCGGCACCGGCGGCGGCCACCCACGCTTGTTTCAACTCCGCCAAAAGATCGACGACGGACTCCTCGCCCTCGGGCTGCCGCTCGACGTCCGCACGTTCCAGCCCCACTTCACGCTCGCCCGCTGCGGCCGAGAAACCCCGCCTGCCGAGAGCGCACGTTTCGTCCGCAATCACGCGCAGTTCCAAGCCCCCGTGTTTCGCGTCGACGTGTTCACGCTCTACCGCAGCGACCTGCGCGCACACGGCGCGGTCCACACACCGCTGCTGCGCGTCCCGCTGCGCCGTGCGTGA
- a CDS encoding undecaprenyl-phosphate glucose phosphotransferase, with translation MSLSPATETPASTSASGGRKRRLREVVLPAILFFGDACSAVLGLVAGYGMRYHTPIREWGLPVPGSSLQLYLPLLLLGAGMLVGAWVYLGLYDPRLLLRRVYSLGLVMKGLAFWLLAYLGVSLVLKFDPPISRLFVLVAFGTTLVVTYAWRNAFYYAITRRGLLAHVKQRVVLLGTDDRMRTFARELAGHPAHPFAVVGSVALGPTRASDETETPALGAFADLESILRDYRVDLVVADTLELPRDQLAALIESCERTYTDWKIVPSAFDLFVSNLQLESHGGVPLLGVGPLAVTRLFHRAVKRSLDLAGAGIGLVLAAPVVLVSTFLIRRESPGPVLFRQTRVGAHHRTFTMLKLRTMHLGAEAEDDARQSTTADDPRVLRIGRVLRRWNIDELPQLWNVLRGDMSLVGPRPERPYHVDQLSDRIRHYLPRHLVKPGMTGWAQISGCRGEGDLERRIQHDIYYIENWSLWLDLQILVLTFLRWRAPE, from the coding sequence ATGTCGCTGTCGCCGGCCACTGAAACACCCGCCTCCACGTCCGCTTCCGGCGGGCGCAAGCGCCGCCTCCGCGAAGTGGTCCTCCCCGCGATCCTCTTCTTCGGCGACGCCTGCTCCGCCGTGCTCGGCCTCGTCGCGGGCTACGGCATGCGCTACCACACCCCCATCCGCGAATGGGGTCTGCCCGTACCCGGATCGTCACTACAACTCTATCTCCCGCTTCTCTTGCTCGGCGCCGGCATGCTCGTCGGTGCTTGGGTCTACCTCGGCCTCTACGATCCCCGCCTGCTCCTGCGTCGTGTCTACAGCCTCGGCCTCGTGATGAAAGGCCTCGCCTTCTGGCTGCTCGCCTACCTCGGCGTCTCGCTCGTCCTGAAGTTCGACCCGCCCATCTCCCGCCTCTTCGTCCTCGTCGCCTTCGGCACGACGCTCGTGGTCACGTACGCTTGGCGCAACGCCTTCTACTACGCCATCACCCGGCGCGGTCTTCTCGCTCACGTGAAACAACGCGTCGTGCTCCTCGGGACCGACGACCGCATGCGCACGTTCGCACGCGAACTCGCCGGCCATCCCGCCCACCCGTTCGCCGTGGTCGGCTCCGTCGCCCTCGGCCCGACACGCGCCTCCGATGAAACCGAGACCCCCGCGCTCGGTGCGTTCGCCGACCTCGAATCGATTCTCCGCGACTACCGCGTCGATCTCGTCGTCGCCGATACCCTCGAACTCCCCCGCGACCAACTCGCCGCCCTCATCGAATCCTGCGAACGCACCTACACCGACTGGAAGATCGTCCCCTCCGCCTTCGATCTCTTCGTCTCCAACCTCCAACTCGAAAGCCACGGCGGCGTCCCCCTCCTCGGCGTCGGTCCCCTCGCCGTCACCCGCCTCTTCCATCGCGCGGTCAAACGCTCTCTCGACCTCGCCGGCGCCGGCATCGGCCTAGTCCTCGCCGCCCCGGTCGTGCTCGTCTCCACTTTCTTGATACGCCGCGAATCGCCGGGCCCGGTCCTCTTCCGCCAGACCCGCGTCGGTGCGCATCATCGTACGTTCACGATGCTCAAGCTGCGCACCATGCACCTCGGCGCCGAAGCCGAAGACGACGCCCGTCAGAGCACGACCGCCGACGACCCCCGCGTCCTGCGCATCGGCCGCGTCCTGCGCCGTTGGAACATCGACGAACTGCCCCAACTCTGGAACGTCCTGCGCGGCGACATGAGCCTCGTCGGTCCGCGCCCCGAACGCCCTTACCACGTCGACCAACTCAGCGACCGCATCCGCCACTACCTCCCCCGCCATCTCGTCAAACCCGGCATGACAGGCTGGGCCCAGATCAGCGGCTGCCGAGGCGAAGGCGACCTCGAACGCCGTATCCAGCACGACATCTACTACATCGAAAACTGGTCCCTCTGGCTCGACCTCCAGATCCTCGTCCTCACCTTTCTCCGTTGGCGCGCCCCGGAGTGA
- a CDS encoding glycosyltransferase family 1 protein: MKPRVLFDFEIFSDQSRGGITRYVLELATRLADEIEVRIHAGFHRSRELRARSDAWIVGRYLPVVPKTGELRRRLNAALTRRAIASFQPDIVHRTYYRHAAAYPGSHADVVTLYDLVYFQDPWNVPGGDVLKHRIRNATQRADRVICISDHTRQDAQHELGLPREKTSVVHLGTPLLPRPHGHAPVPSPYLLHVGLRAGYKNFQLTLRALASDRTLAPYHLLAFGGPPFSDSERADIASFGLTSRVAWLPGNDLALATAYTHASALVYPSAYEGFGLPLLEAMSLRCPVVCSRSSSLPEVGGEAAEYFDPSDPTDLARALHRALAEPERAHVLRDLGARRAAGFTWERCAAETLALYRTLRAS, encoded by the coding sequence GTGAAGCCGCGCGTCCTCTTCGACTTCGAGATCTTCAGTGATCAATCCCGCGGAGGGATCACGCGCTACGTCCTCGAGCTCGCGACCCGCCTCGCCGACGAGATCGAAGTCAGGATCCATGCCGGATTTCACCGCAGCCGAGAGCTGCGCGCGCGCTCCGACGCATGGATCGTCGGACGCTACCTGCCTGTCGTTCCGAAGACAGGCGAACTCCGGCGTCGGCTCAACGCCGCTCTCACCCGGCGCGCGATCGCGTCGTTTCAGCCGGACATCGTGCACCGCACCTACTATCGCCACGCGGCCGCCTACCCGGGGTCCCATGCCGACGTCGTGACGCTCTACGACCTCGTCTACTTCCAAGACCCATGGAACGTACCGGGAGGTGACGTACTCAAACATCGAATACGCAACGCCACGCAGCGAGCGGATCGGGTGATCTGCATCTCCGACCACACCCGCCAAGACGCCCAGCACGAGCTCGGTCTACCGCGCGAGAAGACATCCGTCGTGCATCTCGGCACTCCCTTGCTGCCGAGACCCCACGGACACGCTCCCGTACCTTCCCCCTACCTGCTCCACGTCGGCCTCCGCGCCGGCTACAAGAACTTCCAGCTCACCCTGCGCGCACTCGCCTCCGACCGGACGTTGGCACCCTACCACCTGCTCGCCTTCGGCGGACCGCCGTTCTCGGACTCCGAACGCGCCGACATCGCCTCCTTCGGCCTCACTTCCCGCGTCGCTTGGCTGCCGGGAAACGACCTAGCGCTCGCCACCGCCTACACACACGCCTCCGCACTCGTGTATCCATCCGCCTACGAAGGCTTCGGCCTACCTCTGTTGGAAGCCATGAGCTTGCGCTGCCCCGTCGTCTGCAGCCGCTCGAGCAGCCTCCCGGAAGTGGGTGGCGAGGCAGCCGAGTACTTCGATCCCTCCGATCCGACGGATCTGGCACGGGCATTGCACCGCGCGTTGGCCGAGCCGGAGCGCGCGCACGTCCTGCGCGATCTCGGCGCTCGACGTGCCGCCGGGTTCACGTGGGAGCGATGCGCCGCCGAAACACTCGCGCTCTACCGCACGCTGCGCGCGTCTTGA
- a CDS encoding flippase, with the protein MSLRRHLVGLARRTTLQRVFANSAWVGADNVLRLVVSFFVGAWVARHLGPDEFGLLSFAVAYCAPFGAVVGLGLNAIVVRDIVREPAAAGEILGTASALKAGAGLAAVVVCAASLFVHSGLEPSVRVLVGVTMAGVVLQFVDVFDLWFQSQGQARVSAWVRSSASLVVNTLRVVLIVFDAPLIWFAATAGFELVACGAGWFTAWRRSAGFQRWCVSARRCGELMREGWLVAVAGVAVQVQSYFDQVLLAEVRDTTELGYYAAALRLVMIFGLVPTVLGVAAAPEVARAYVDAPTLYENRLVRLYRAAALSFVVIWLPLVLFAEEIVSIVFGASYEATAGLLAVAAARMLFTSLGAVRGLFLTNERLNRHGTLTAVVAAFANVGLCLVLVPKWGATGGAVAALVSFGLNVVALEVLHPGGRRNLALMSAGFGLAKTSRRRE; encoded by the coding sequence ATGAGCCTCAGGCGGCACCTGGTGGGGCTGGCACGCAGGACTACGCTGCAGCGGGTCTTCGCCAATTCGGCTTGGGTGGGGGCGGACAACGTGTTGCGGCTGGTCGTTTCCTTTTTCGTCGGAGCCTGGGTGGCGCGACATCTCGGTCCGGACGAGTTCGGGTTGTTGAGTTTCGCCGTGGCCTATTGCGCGCCGTTCGGTGCGGTGGTGGGGCTCGGGCTGAATGCGATCGTGGTGCGCGACATCGTCCGGGAGCCGGCGGCGGCAGGAGAAATTCTAGGCACCGCGTCGGCTTTGAAGGCAGGCGCTGGTCTGGCGGCGGTAGTGGTGTGCGCGGCGAGTCTGTTCGTGCACTCGGGGCTCGAACCTTCGGTGCGGGTGCTCGTCGGCGTCACCATGGCGGGTGTAGTGCTGCAGTTCGTGGACGTGTTCGATCTCTGGTTTCAGAGTCAGGGGCAGGCACGGGTTTCGGCTTGGGTGCGCTCGAGTGCGTCGCTCGTGGTGAACACGCTTCGCGTGGTGTTGATCGTCTTCGATGCGCCGTTGATCTGGTTTGCCGCGACGGCGGGGTTCGAACTCGTCGCTTGCGGAGCGGGATGGTTCACGGCGTGGAGACGGTCGGCGGGCTTCCAGCGCTGGTGTGTGTCCGCGAGGCGGTGCGGGGAGTTGATGCGCGAGGGGTGGTTGGTGGCGGTGGCCGGGGTCGCGGTGCAGGTGCAGTCGTATTTCGATCAAGTGCTGCTCGCCGAAGTGCGCGACACGACTGAACTGGGGTACTACGCGGCGGCGTTGCGACTGGTGATGATCTTCGGCCTCGTGCCGACCGTGTTGGGAGTGGCAGCGGCTCCCGAGGTGGCGCGCGCGTACGTGGATGCTCCGACGCTCTACGAGAATCGGCTCGTGCGTTTGTATCGTGCGGCGGCGCTGTCGTTCGTGGTGATCTGGCTTCCCCTCGTGCTGTTCGCCGAAGAGATCGTGAGCATCGTTTTCGGTGCGTCGTACGAGGCGACTGCGGGTTTGCTGGCCGTAGCCGCGGCGCGGATGTTGTTCACGAGTCTGGGTGCGGTGCGCGGACTGTTTCTGACCAACGAGCGGTTGAATCGGCACGGCACGCTCACGGCGGTGGTCGCGGCATTCGCCAACGTCGGTTTGTGTCTGGTCCTCGTTCCGAAGTGGGGAGCCACGGGTGGCGCGGTGGCGGCTTTGGTCTCGTTCGGCCTGAACGTCGTCGCCTTGGAGGTGCTGCACCCCGGAGGGCGCAGGAATCTCGCGTTGATGTCGGCGGGGTTTGGACTCGCGAAGACCTCGCGACGTCGAGAGTGA
- a CDS encoding bifunctional class I SAM-dependent methyltransferase/glycosyltransferase family 2 protein yields the protein MLELGSGTGRLLESLGPTRGLGIDFSAAMVAAARERSRDPKCEYRHQDVLFSEVAEGFDHIVMDYLIGYLPDIQPALERIKRSAHARTRLHIHTLNTPWRLFLRWAEGLGVVRPQPPSNWLSHEDLQNLLELAGWEVVRKETLQFLPFDVPLLTPLLNRVMVRLPILRDFGMTVAIVARPKTPPRIDGPISCTVVVPARNEAGNIRAALERIPVLGTRTEIVFVEGNSTDDTWDVIQREVAAYAGPHEVRAIRQPGKGKWDAVRAGFAIARGDVLVIQDADLTAPPEDLVKFYDAIESGAAEFANGSRLVYPMESKAMRFLNLLGNHFFARALSYVIGQSVKDSLCGTKMMLRTDYLRAMERIRRFGDFDPFGDFNLLFGSALIDLRIRDIPVRYRDRTYGETNISRFSHGWMLLKMVWFGLWKLKWV from the coding sequence GTGTTGGAGTTGGGATCCGGTACCGGGCGTCTGCTGGAGTCGCTCGGCCCGACGCGTGGCTTGGGGATCGATTTCAGTGCGGCGATGGTCGCTGCGGCTCGTGAGCGCTCGCGCGATCCCAAGTGCGAGTACCGCCACCAAGACGTCCTGTTCTCCGAAGTGGCCGAGGGTTTCGACCATATCGTAATGGATTACCTCATCGGATATCTTCCGGATATCCAGCCCGCCCTGGAGCGAATCAAGCGATCGGCTCATGCGCGGACGCGGCTGCACATCCACACGTTGAACACGCCGTGGAGACTCTTCTTGCGGTGGGCGGAAGGTCTCGGTGTGGTGCGCCCGCAGCCACCGAGCAACTGGTTGTCGCACGAGGACCTGCAGAATTTGTTGGAACTGGCCGGATGGGAGGTCGTGCGGAAGGAGACGTTGCAGTTCCTGCCGTTCGATGTCCCTCTGCTCACGCCCCTGCTGAATCGCGTGATGGTGCGTCTGCCGATCTTGCGCGACTTCGGGATGACGGTCGCGATCGTGGCGCGGCCGAAGACGCCGCCGCGTATCGACGGGCCGATCTCTTGCACGGTGGTGGTGCCGGCGCGCAACGAGGCGGGCAACATCCGGGCGGCGTTGGAGCGTATCCCGGTTCTGGGTACACGGACGGAGATCGTGTTCGTGGAGGGCAACAGCACCGACGACACGTGGGACGTGATTCAGCGCGAGGTGGCGGCCTACGCGGGTCCGCACGAGGTGCGGGCGATCCGGCAACCGGGGAAAGGCAAGTGGGATGCGGTGCGGGCGGGATTTGCGATCGCGCGCGGCGACGTGCTCGTGATCCAGGACGCCGATCTCACGGCGCCGCCGGAGGATTTGGTGAAGTTCTACGACGCGATCGAGAGCGGCGCGGCGGAGTTCGCGAACGGGAGCCGCTTGGTCTACCCGATGGAGTCGAAGGCGATGCGTTTCCTCAACCTGCTGGGAAACCACTTCTTCGCGCGGGCGCTGAGCTACGTCATCGGGCAGTCGGTGAAGGACAGTCTATGCGGGACGAAGATGATGCTGCGGACCGACTACTTGCGGGCGATGGAGCGGATCCGACGTTTCGGCGACTTCGATCCGTTCGGGGACTTCAACTTGCTTTTCGGCTCGGCGCTGATCGATCTGCGCATCCGCGACATTCCGGTGCGGTATCGGGATCGCACCTACGGGGAAACGAACATCTCACGCTTCAGCCACGGCTGGATGCTGTTGAAGATGGTGTGGTTCGGGCTTTGGAAACTGAAGTGGGTGTGA